A window from Telopea speciosissima isolate NSW1024214 ecotype Mountain lineage chromosome 8, Tspe_v1, whole genome shotgun sequence encodes these proteins:
- the LOC122671845 gene encoding WEB family protein At2g38370-like yields the protein MAGTLDSGPKTTLDRVETLEFNSNVGSVASENEGEKNSSRAEIDTSLPFESVKEAVNLFGGSGVWKPHHKVMEAEHGLVEIDIAKVEEQTEHLGKDLIVKERETLDVLKELEATKRVVEDLKLQLQKEASEGTAIVQTDSDVTKTSPPVEEKEKQIQASTFETDHNSMVGLSLCPTSSPGLILMELKQAKMNLNRTTNDIAEIRGSVESLNKKLEKERHSLEKTRERLTSNSFRISSLEEELNQTKLKLQQATNAEIKGLSENPTDISREVQQLSLEAEQFKKMAAAAKSEVMRAMSEIEQTKTSIRTAEIRWIAAKKMEEAARAAEAVALAEIKALSNSESSSGVSLQKSELITISFEEYSSLTQKMREAEEHSRRKVVDAMNQIDEANISKMEILKKVEEATEEVRMSKRALEKALNRVEAANKGKLAVEDALRKWRSENGQKRRSVHNSTKFKNSCSSVHRRDSRLLDVNGLNLVSDGSKPVLKPTLSIGQILSRKLLLREELEMGQAEVITEKPKVSLGQMLGKSNGVLSPPQKIEKDGCGHKQFSAKRKKSSFARFSLLLTKKSKKKKQRNSYSEVM from the exons ATGGCTGGAACCCTAGATTCTGGCCCTAAAACAACTCTGGATAGAGTTGAAACCCTAGAGTTCAACTCCAATGTGGGCTCAGTAGCTTCGGAGAATGAGGGGGAGAAGAACAGTTCAAGAGCGGAGATTGACACTTCGCTGCCGTTTGAGTCGGTGAAGGAAGCTGTTAATCTTTTCGGTGGTAGCGGTGTTTGGAAACCTCATCATAAGGTCATGGAAGCCGAG CATGGACTTGTGGAGATTGACATAGCAAAAGTGGAGGAACAAACTGAACACTTGGGGAAGGACTTGATCGTGAAGGAGCGGGAAACACTTGACGTCCTAAAAGAACTTGAGGCAACAAAGAGGGTTGTGGAGGATTTAAAATTGCAACTTCAGAAAGAAGCATCTGAAGGGACTGCAATCGTGCAAACAGATTCAGATGTGACGAAGACAAGTCCTCCTgttgaagaaaaggaaaagcaaaTTCAAGCAAGTACATTTGAGACTGATCATAACTCAATGGTTGGTTTGAGTCTGTGCCCCACTTCATCTCCAGGCCTGATATTAATGGAATTGAAGCAGGCAAAGATGAATCTTAATAGAACGACAAATGATATTGCTGAGATACGAGGTTCTGTTGAATCACTAAACAAAAAACTGGAAAAGGAGAGACACTCATTAGAGAAGACCCGTGAGAGGCTAACTTCTAATTCTTTTAGAATTTCATCTCTAGAGGAGGAGCTAAACCAAACGAAACTGAAACTACAGCAGGCCACAAATGCTGAAATCAAAGGTCTTTCTGAGAATCCTACAGATATTTCAAGGGAGGTTCAACAATTGAGTTTGGAGGCTGAACAGTTTAAGAAAATGGCTGCAGCTGCAAAATCTGAAGTAATGAGGGCAATGTCAGAGATTGAGCAGACCAAAACAAGCATTAGGACTGCTGAGATCAGGTGGATTGCAGCCAAAAAGATGGAGGAAGCAGCTAGAGCAGCTGAAGCTGTTGCTCTGGCAGAGATAAAAGCCCTATCAAACAGTGAGAGCTCGTCTGGGGTTTCCCTTCAGAAGTCTGAACTAATAACTATTTCTTTTGAAGAATACTCATCTCTAACCCAGAAAATGCGAGAAGCTGAGGAGCATTCAAGGAGGAAGGTTGTAGATGCCATGAATCAAATTGATGAAGCAAATATATCAAAGATGGAAATATTAAAGAAGGTtgaagaagcaacagaagaagTTAGAATGAGTAAAAGGGCTTTAGAAAAGGCTCTAAACAGAGTAGAGGCTGCAAATAAAGGGAAGCTTGCTGTTGAAGATGCTCTCCGGAAATGGAGATCAGAGAATGGTCAAAAGAGGCGCTCGGTGCATAACTCTACGAAATTCAAGAATTCTTGCTCATCTGTCCATCGGAGAGATTCTCGGCTGCTTGATGTCAATGGCCTGAATCTGGTTAGTGATGGATCGAAGCCCGTCTTGAAGCCAACCCTCTCAATAGGGCAAATATTGAGTAGAAAGTTGCTTCTGCGAGAAGAGTTAGAGATGGGGCAGGCAGAAGTCATAACTGAGAAACCAAAAGTGTCACTGGGTCAGATGCTTGGTAAAAGTAATGGggttctttctcctcctcagaAGATTGAGAAGGATGGATGTGGTCACAAACAGTTCTCAGCAAAGCGGAAGAAGTCTAGCTTTGCACGATTCTCCCTCCTCCTGACAAAgaaaagtaagaagaagaagcagcgaAACTCCTACTCCGAAGTGATGTGA